The proteins below come from a single Iocasia fonsfrigidae genomic window:
- a CDS encoding 6-phosphofructokinase, with the protein MVKGIKKIALLTGGGDCPGLNAVIRAATKTAIIKYGVEVVGFVNGYKGLYNGNIMNLDMDAISGILPRGGTILYTSNKTNLFRMPFKENGETIYKDLSDVGVKNIKEAGIDALIIIGGDGTLTSARDFARKGVKVIGVPKTIDNDLAYTDITFGFDTAVSVATDAIDRLHTTAESHHRIMCLEVMGRYAGWIALEAGLAGGADAILIPEIPYDINKVAAKIQERRAAGKDFSIIVVAEGAKPLSGDMVVQKLIEDSPDPVRLGGIANKVAADLEEIVGLESRATILGHLQRGGTPTSYDRNLSTRYGKAAVDLVFSGKFAEMVTLKGNTMSSASLEEVIGKSKNVDPEGEMVNTAKSIGIAFGD; encoded by the coding sequence ATGGTAAAGGGAATAAAAAAGATTGCCCTACTGACAGGTGGGGGAGATTGCCCTGGGTTGAATGCAGTTATTAGGGCTGCAACTAAAACAGCTATTATAAAATATGGTGTTGAGGTAGTTGGTTTTGTTAATGGATATAAGGGGTTATATAATGGTAATATTATGAATCTTGATATGGATGCTATATCTGGTATCCTCCCCAGGGGTGGGACAATACTATATACATCAAATAAGACAAATCTCTTTAGAATGCCTTTTAAGGAGAATGGGGAGACTATTTATAAGGATTTGTCAGATGTTGGTGTAAAAAACATTAAAGAAGCAGGAATAGATGCTCTGATTATTATTGGTGGTGATGGGACATTAACCAGTGCCAGGGATTTTGCCCGTAAAGGAGTTAAGGTAATTGGTGTGCCCAAAACTATTGATAATGACCTGGCATATACAGATATAACCTTTGGTTTTGATACAGCTGTTAGTGTAGCTACAGATGCAATAGACCGCTTACATACAACCGCAGAGTCACATCACCGGATTATGTGTCTGGAAGTAATGGGGAGATATGCTGGCTGGATAGCTCTAGAAGCTGGTCTGGCTGGAGGAGCAGATGCGATACTTATTCCGGAAATACCCTATGATATCAATAAAGTTGCTGCCAAAATACAAGAAAGAAGGGCAGCTGGTAAAGACTTCAGTATTATTGTAGTTGCTGAAGGGGCTAAACCACTCTCAGGTGATATGGTTGTACAGAAGTTAATTGAAGATAGTCCTGATCCGGTTAGATTAGGTGGTATTGCCAATAAGGTTGCTGCTGACCTGGAAGAAATTGTTGGCTTAGAATCAAGAGCAACTATTTTGGGACACTTGCAGAGGGGAGGTACTCCAACATCTTATGATCGGAATCTTTCAACCCGTTATGGTAAGGCAGCAGTAGATCTGGTATTTTCAGGTAAATTTGCTGAAATGGTTACCTTAAAAGGGAATACCATGTCATCTGCCTCTCTGGAAGAGGTTATAGGAAAGTCAAAGAATGTTGACCCTGAAGGGGAAATGGTTAATACTGCCAAGAGTATTGGGATAGCTTTTGGTGATTAA
- a CDS encoding pyrimidine-nucleoside phosphorylase: MRPYDIIYKKREGQKLSPEEIRYLINEYTAGKIPDYQVSAWAMAVFFQGMDAEETADLTMAMAESGDILDLSEIEGIKVDKHSTGGVGDTTTLVLAPLVASAGVPVAKLSGRGLGHTGGTIDKLESIPGFKTSLSREEFINNVNNVGVAVAGQTANLTPADKKLYGLRDVTATIESIPLIASSIMSKKIAGGADGIVLDVKVGNGAFMKGIDEAHSLGKAMVAIGHEVGRETIAVLTNMDQPLGQAVGNSLELKEAIQTLRGKGPNDLRELSLILGANMLTIAKGVDNFNEGYSLLSENLSSGKALCQFKKFIGRQGADPAVVDDLELLPEAENVIEIKSRSDGFISSINAREIGLTVMMIGGGRVVKDDAIDPAVGVVLLKKNGEEVLKGETIAKLYLNDLSHQQEAVKRLEKAFVITDEEPSKKDLVIDIIK, encoded by the coding sequence ATGAGGCCCTATGATATTATTTATAAAAAGAGGGAAGGACAGAAACTCTCCCCTGAAGAAATAAGGTATTTAATAAATGAATATACGGCTGGAAAGATACCAGATTATCAGGTCTCAGCCTGGGCAATGGCGGTTTTTTTTCAGGGGATGGATGCTGAAGAAACAGCTGATTTAACTATGGCTATGGCTGAATCTGGTGATATCCTGGATTTGAGTGAGATTGAGGGAATTAAAGTTGATAAACATAGTACAGGTGGGGTTGGTGATACTACTACCCTTGTCCTTGCACCCCTGGTTGCCTCTGCGGGTGTTCCTGTAGCCAAATTATCAGGGCGTGGACTTGGTCATACAGGGGGTACTATTGATAAACTGGAGTCTATACCTGGTTTTAAGACCTCACTCAGCAGAGAAGAATTTATCAATAATGTTAATAATGTTGGTGTAGCTGTAGCTGGTCAGACCGCCAACCTTACCCCTGCTGATAAAAAACTCTATGGCTTACGTGATGTTACAGCAACTATAGAATCAATCCCCCTGATTGCTAGCAGTATCATGAGTAAAAAAATTGCTGGCGGGGCAGATGGAATTGTGCTGGATGTAAAGGTAGGTAATGGGGCTTTTATGAAAGGAATTGATGAAGCCCATTCTCTGGGGAAGGCCATGGTAGCTATCGGACATGAGGTTGGTAGGGAGACTATTGCAGTGCTAACAAATATGGACCAACCCTTGGGTCAGGCAGTAGGCAATTCACTGGAACTTAAGGAGGCTATACAGACACTCAGGGGTAAGGGCCCTAATGACCTCAGAGAATTATCCTTAATACTGGGTGCAAATATGTTGACTATTGCTAAGGGGGTTGATAATTTTAATGAGGGTTATTCTCTTTTAAGCGAGAATCTTTCCTCAGGTAAGGCCCTATGCCAGTTTAAAAAATTTATTGGGCGCCAGGGTGCTGACCCTGCTGTAGTTGATGATCTGGAACTGCTTCCCGAAGCCGAAAATGTAATTGAAATTAAGAGTCGGAGTGATGGTTTTATAAGTAGTATTAATGCCCGTGAAATAGGTCTTACTGTTATGATGATAGGTGGTGGTAGGGTTGTTAAAGATGATGCCATAGATCCTGCTGTTGGTGTTGTTTTACTTAAGAAAAACGGTGAAGAGGTACTTAAAGGTGAAACGATTGCAAAATTGTATTTAAATGATCTTTCACATCAGCAAGAGGCTGTTAAAAGACTGGAAAAGGCTTTTGTTATAACAGATGAAGAACCTTCAAAAAAAGATCTTGTTATTGATATTATCAAATAA
- a CDS encoding D-alanyl-D-alanine carboxypeptidase family protein has translation MFLKIFKSFLVVVIVTTLITLPIMAEQPDFDLNSKSAILMEYETGEIIFEKNAHLKLPPASMTKIMTMLLAVEAIEQGRAELADKLVVSEFAASMGGSQIWLEPGEEMTLEEMLRAIAIVSANDACVAVAEYLYGTEEAFVKRMNERARELGLKNTYYYNTNGLPADNEEIQGNYTTAYDLAVLAREILKYPEVLKWTSTWIDYLRDGSSVLNNTNRLVRHYLGADGLKTGYTEEAKFCLTSTARRDSIRFIAVVMAADDSKTRFAEAAELLSFGFSTYQGYEVAAKDEFIAEVKIPNGKEETARGIIKEELIVPVKKGNEDSIRKEVFLDELIRAPLNKGDKIGELRAYKGNLLLKSSDIILDRDVEKAGIFQLVLRIITRIIQLIINLF, from the coding sequence ATGTTCCTCAAGATTTTTAAATCTTTTTTAGTTGTAGTTATCGTCACTACACTGATAACTCTTCCTATAATGGCAGAACAACCTGATTTCGATTTGAATTCTAAATCGGCTATTTTAATGGAATATGAAACAGGGGAGATTATTTTTGAAAAAAATGCCCATCTGAAATTACCGCCGGCAAGTATGACCAAGATAATGACTATGTTACTGGCTGTGGAGGCTATTGAACAGGGACGGGCTGAGCTTGCTGACAAACTGGTAGTTAGTGAGTTTGCTGCCAGTATGGGTGGTTCACAGATCTGGCTTGAACCTGGTGAAGAGATGACACTAGAAGAAATGTTAAGGGCCATTGCTATAGTATCTGCTAATGATGCCTGTGTAGCTGTAGCTGAATATCTCTATGGTACTGAAGAGGCTTTTGTAAAGAGGATGAATGAACGCGCCAGGGAACTTGGATTAAAGAATACTTATTACTACAATACCAATGGGTTGCCAGCAGATAATGAAGAAATCCAGGGTAATTATACAACTGCCTATGATCTGGCGGTTCTGGCCAGAGAGATATTAAAATACCCTGAGGTTCTTAAATGGACTTCAACCTGGATTGATTATTTAAGGGATGGTAGTTCAGTATTAAATAATACCAATAGACTGGTAAGACATTATTTGGGGGCAGATGGTTTAAAGACTGGTTATACAGAAGAAGCTAAATTTTGTTTGACATCGACTGCCAGGAGGGATAGTATCAGGTTTATTGCTGTTGTAATGGCTGCAGATGATTCAAAAACCAGGTTTGCCGAGGCAGCTGAATTACTTTCCTTTGGTTTCAGTACATACCAGGGATATGAGGTAGCTGCTAAGGATGAATTTATTGCTGAAGTGAAGATTCCTAATGGAAAAGAGGAAACTGCCAGAGGGATAATCAAGGAAGAACTTATTGTTCCCGTAAAAAAAGGAAATGAAGATAGTATAAGAAAAGAGGTGTTTTTAGACGAGTTAATAAGAGCTCCACTTAATAAAGGTGATAAAATTGGTGAGCTTAGGGCCTATAAAGGAAATCTATTACTAAAGAGCAGTGATATTATTTTAGATAGAGATGTAGAAAAAGCAGGTATTTTCCAACTGGTTTTAAGGATAATAACTCGGATTATCCAGCTTATTATTAATCTGTTTTAA
- a CDS encoding purine-nucleoside phosphorylase, whose protein sequence is MKYSSMRITEIIKQKLTEKPQIGLILGSGLGKLANEIEEQRVFKYQDIPDFPVSTVPGHAGRLIAGRLEGKAVIAMQGRFHFYEGYTMKQIILPVLVMKLLGIETLIVTNAAGGVNKDFNPGEFMLISDHINMMGTNPLIGQNFEEFGPRFPDMSEAYNKGLLKLARETAEQLGITAREGVYAAVTGPSFETPAEIRFFANNGVDAVGMSTVPEVIAARHMSVNVLGISCITNMAAGILDQPLSHEEVIETTEKVKENFVSLIKGITAVL, encoded by the coding sequence ATGAAATATAGTTCAATGCGGATAACTGAGATTATTAAGCAGAAATTGACAGAGAAACCACAAATTGGCCTGATCCTAGGTTCTGGGTTGGGGAAATTGGCTAATGAAATTGAAGAACAACGTGTTTTTAAATACCAGGATATTCCTGATTTTCCTGTATCAACAGTCCCTGGACATGCTGGAAGATTGATTGCAGGGAGACTTGAAGGTAAAGCAGTTATAGCCATGCAGGGTAGATTTCATTTTTATGAAGGATATACAATGAAACAGATTATATTACCAGTATTGGTGATGAAATTATTGGGGATAGAGACACTAATTGTAACCAATGCAGCTGGTGGAGTAAATAAAGATTTTAATCCTGGTGAATTTATGTTAATAAGTGACCATATAAATATGATGGGGACTAATCCCTTAATTGGTCAAAACTTTGAGGAATTTGGTCCCCGTTTCCCTGATATGAGTGAGGCATATAATAAGGGACTGCTTAAACTAGCCAGGGAGACTGCTGAGCAATTAGGAATAACTGCCAGGGAAGGAGTCTATGCTGCTGTTACAGGACCAAGTTTTGAGACACCTGCTGAAATAAGATTTTTTGCTAACAATGGTGTTGATGCCGTAGGAATGTCAACAGTGCCGGAGGTAATTGCTGCCCGACATATGAGTGTTAATGTCCTAGGGATTTCCTGTATAACAAATATGGCAGCAGGGATTTTAGACCAGCCTTTAAGCCATGAAGAGGTTATAGAAACAACTGAGAAGGTAAAAGAAAATTTTGTTTCTTTGATCAAAGGTATTACTGCTGTACTTTAA
- the spoIIM gene encoding stage II sporulation protein M yields MNKYFYDRLPLFVFVFIIFVSGISFGAIAVKTVDYSIRENVFVYFNDFMKGYDELNYSSSTLVSESIKFNLLNIVIIWVLGISVFLMPLIMVLVFFKGFVLGFTVGFLVNEYSLHGIIMAIAAVFPQNLIIIPAYILAAVMAIYLSVRIFKYYRGLEGLKGEDLLTYTLEMGLLALLLVGGSIIETFISPYLMKIILHFI; encoded by the coding sequence ATGAACAAATATTTTTATGATAGATTACCACTCTTTGTGTTTGTATTTATTATCTTTGTTTCAGGAATCTCTTTTGGGGCTATTGCTGTAAAAACAGTAGATTATAGTATCAGAGAAAATGTCTTTGTTTATTTTAATGATTTTATGAAAGGTTATGATGAGCTTAATTATAGTAGTAGTACCCTGGTTAGTGAAAGTATTAAATTTAATTTATTAAATATTGTTATAATCTGGGTTTTGGGGATATCTGTATTTTTAATGCCGCTTATTATGGTTTTGGTATTTTTTAAAGGCTTTGTTCTTGGTTTTACTGTAGGTTTTCTGGTTAATGAATATAGTCTTCATGGGATAATAATGGCAATTGCAGCTGTTTTTCCCCAGAATTTAATTATTATACCCGCCTATATTCTGGCAGCAGTTATGGCTATTTATTTAAGTGTACGAATATTTAAATATTATCGAGGACTTGAGGGATTAAAGGGAGAAGATCTCTTGACATATACCCTGGAGATGGGTTTGCTTGCCCTCTTATTGGTAGGTGGTTCTATTATTGAAACCTTTATTAGCCCTTATTTAATGAAAATAATACTCCATTTTATTTGA